One window of the Candidatus Jettenia sp. genome contains the following:
- a CDS encoding helix-turn-helix domain-containing protein — protein sequence MISSKEIKELREKLGATQTEFAKALGISFSTVSRWESGQAQPTDTQEEQLDALKQLLENQDIDERKLRKMLSLMGISGVIATAIIAGFTISTPWGAAMTSLIKKSTHAGKMLDLFKKNKKYNKNQE from the coding sequence ATGATCAGTTCAAAAGAAATAAAAGAACTCCGTGAAAAACTGGGAGCAACACAAACTGAATTTGCAAAAGCACTGGGAATAAGCTTTTCAACCGTAAGCAGATGGGAAAGCGGACAAGCACAGCCCACAGATACCCAGGAAGAACAACTCGACGCATTAAAACAATTGTTAGAAAACCAGGACATTGATGAAAGAAAGCTCAGAAAGATGCTTAGCTTAATGGGTATAAGCGGGGTCATTGCTACAGCAATCATCGCAGGTTTTACCATATCCACTCCATGGGGTGCAGCCATGACCTCACTGATAAAAAAATCCACCCATGCAGGAAAAATGCTGGATCTCTTTAAAAAGAATAAGAAATACAACAAAAACCAGGAATAG